In the genome of Coxiella burnetii, the window GGTGGAATCGCCTTGTTAACAATCTTTTCACAGGCTATTTTCATGGAAAATTCTTTTGCAGGCTACACTTATCACGTTACTATCGAAAATGAGGGAGATACCACTCTTATTCTGAAATATATTAGTAGCGAATGTACGACTAAAACAGCTAAAACTGTGACCATTAAAAGCCAAGGTTATGAACAATTTTCTTGACAAACGGATGCGAGCTTTGTTGGTGAATGTTACATAAACGAATCGAAATTAGCTTATCTCTTAGCTCATCCTATGGATTAAAAACTACTAAAATTGGGACTTTAAAATTGAAAGCTAACACTACTGAATTTTTGCAAACGCGTCACATCTCTAACGATGGGAGCAGTTTTAAAAATGTTAGCTATCGCTTTTATGAAAAAGGTGGAACCATCACTTTATCCATTGGAGTAACTATAATCCCTCCCTCCCCTTGCGGCCAAGGTATCCACTCACATTGCAGATAGCAGCATGTTTCACATCGCCCTTTTTGAACCCGAAATTCCGCCCAATACGGGAAATATTATTCGCTTATGTGCAAACGCCGGCGCATCGTTGCATTTAATCCATCCGCTCGGGTTTTCACTGGATGAAAAACGCTTGCAACGGGCCGGTTTGGATTACCGTGAATGGGCGACGATCATCCACTATGATCACTTTGAAGCGTTTAAAAGCGCATTCGCCGAACATCGCATTTTTGCGTGTACCACAAAGGGTAAAACGATTTACGCTGATGTGCATTATCGTTCTTCCGATGTTTTTTTATTTGGCCCAGAAACACGCGGCTTACCCGCCGAAATTCGCACTCAATTTCCTGACTCTCAACAAATTCGAATCCCAATGGTGACTGAAAAACGCAGTATCAATCTCGCCAATACTGTTTCTATCATTCTGTATGAAGCCTGGCGGCAAATGGGTTTTTCAAATTAGAAGCATTACCAAATTATAAATGAGATTTCACTCCGCCTTTGGCGAACGCTCCAACAATTCTTGGACGGCCTGTTGAGGGTCTAAATCCTCGTGCAGGATACGATGGACTTGGAAGGTGAGTGGCATTTCGATAGCGTGTTTTTGAGCAAGGGCATGCACTTGATCAGTATTATAAAGGCCTTCGATCGCTTGACCGATGGCCTGTTGGGCTTCTTTTTTATCGACGCCCTCGCCTAAGGCTAAGCCGAAACGGCGGTTGCGGGATTGATTATCGGTGCAAGTCAGGACAAGATCCCCTAAGCCAGCGAGACCCGTGAGGGTTTCTTGTTTACCGCCAAAGACGGAAACCAGACGTCCCATTTCTGTTAGCCCACGAGTGATTAACGCAGCCCGTGCATTGGAGCCTAATTTTAAGCCGTCGCTGATTCCGGTCGCAATGGCTAATATATTTTTCACGCTCCCGCATAATTCAACGCCGATCATGTCATCGTTTTTGTAAACGCGAAAACGCTGGCCGTGCAGCCGCTCGATTAAATCTTTTGAAAATTGGCTGTTATTGCTGGCTAAACTCACCGCGGTGGGAAGATTTGCAGCGACTTCGGTGGCTAAACTGGGGCCGGATATTACTGCCATCGGCACTTGACCTAATTCCGTTGCAACCACCTCGTGCAATAAACGACTCCCTTTGGCCAAGCCTTTAGTCCCCCAGGCAATGCGGGTTTTGGCATCGATGAGCGGTTTCATTCGGGTAATAACTTCATGAAAAGCAAAACTAGGCACCACGATTAAAATATCCGTAACGCCTTCCAGACTGGCTTTCAAATCGCAATACGCTTTAAGCGTTTCAGGAAAAGGATAATTGGGCAAATAACGATTATTCACGCCCTCCGCTTGCATTTCATCAACGTGATCGCTTTCATACGACCATAAGCGGACTTTCTGGCCTTTGCGTGCTAATACTAAAGCAAGGGCGGTCCCCCACGAACCGGCCCCAAGAATAGCAATAGGATGTTTAAAGGGTTCCATGCTTTTTTCCCCTCCCCAGCCCCTAAAGGGAAAAAGGGAGTTTGTAGGAGAGAGTTAGGAAGAGGCGTTTAATGCACGCGATCTTCCGTACCGCTATTCCCTTCCTCTGATTGCTCATGCTGTTCAAACAAGGCATCAAAGTTCACTGGCGCGAGGTAAAGCTGCGGGAATCCACCGCGGACAACCATATCGGTAATCGCTTCGCGGGCGTACGGATAAAGAATATTCGGGCAAAAACTGCCAAGCATCGGTCGCATTTCCTCTTTAGGAAAGTTTTTTATGGTGAAAATTCCTCCTTGCTGAACTTCGGCCAAAAAGATGTGACTCTCTTTCATGGTGACTGTGACAGTTACAGTTAGAACGACCTCGTGATTATCCTCTCCCAAATCATTCACTTTGGTGGCAAGATCCATATTTAATTCAGGCTGCCATTCTTCTAAGAAAACCTGCGGGCTACGCGGCGCTTCAAAAGATAAATCTTTAATATATAAACGCTGAATAGCGAATTCCGGCCCATTATCTGGCGTATTTGTTCGTTGATTTTGTTCAGCCATTAAAATTCCTCGTTATGTTTTTAATAATTCATCCAGTTTTTTACTTTGTTCTAATTCCCATAATTCATCAAATCCGCCGATTCCTCGGCCGTTGATGAATATTTGAGGCACGGTCCGCCGTCCTTCACTTCGGCTTAGCATTTCATCTCGTTTCTCGGGCGCTTCATCAATGCGGATTTCCATGTAATCAAGGCCCTTGCGATCCAGAAGCGCTTTCGCTCTTACGCAATAGGGGCAACGCGCAGTGGTGTAAATTTCAATTTTCGCCATATCACTATTTCACTATGGGCATGTTAGCACTGTTCCACGCATTCATACCACCGATCATGAGGTAAACTTTTTCATACCCCTTTTTGTGCAGCTTGTTCCTGAGAGGCCCTGACTTTTGACCCATTGCACATACAAGAATGATTGGCTGCTGTTTATATTGTTCCAGACGTTGGGGGTGTTTGTCTAATTCAGTCGCAGGAATGTTAATTGCATTCGTGATGTGCCCTTTGCTATAAGCATTCGCATCCCGAATATCGACGATCACCGCCTTTTCACTATTAATTAAGCGAATCGCATGTTGCGGCGTGAGCCGATATTTGCCACTAAGCCCTTTACTGCGCGCCTCGACGATCAGTAAAGCCATCAAAGCAACGATGAAAGCGGCCACTAAAAGCCAATGACGTGCAATAAACTCAGGTAATTGTTCCATAGTAACCATTTACGCTAGTTGGATCGTTTCGCCAGTATACTCGATTTAACCCAGATTTTTAAAGGCTTCTGAGGTGGCCCCCATCATCCAGCGCACTACGTGCGCTGCGGGCTTTCAGCGGCCGAAGTTCCGCCTGCATGGCCTTAACTAAATTCATCTTAAAAAATACAACCCTCAATAACAAAATTTTAATTAAATTCTTTTTTTAAATCATTCGTTTATCAGAAAATGTTGTGTGCAATGGTAAGGCGATTAAGTGTAGCGTTATTAAGATTAATTTACTCTTGTTATTATTTACAACAACGGAGATCGCATTATTCATAATCCTGTACCAAAAGAAATTTCTGCTCAAAATTTAGAAATTACAAACTAGAAGAGAGGCCTTTATGAGAAAAAAACCTAACGTCGAAGAAAACCCAAATCAAAAATCCCCCCCCAAAAAAAACAAGAAAACGAAACTCGCAACCACATCCTCAAACCGGAAAAGAAAGCCCACAACCCCCGGCAACGGCGGCGGCAGCAGCACTAGCCGCACTCAGCGCACCCTCTTCATCTCCTTCGTCCTCTTCCGCTTTTTCCAGGCCGACGAGCGAACAATCTTCAATTCCTTTTGCAAGTAGCGATCAGAACCCCCTCTCGCCCACTTACACAGCTCCAGTATCTCGTACGTCTCAATTTTTACCGTCGTTCACTGGTTCACCAGGCTTCAGATGGGCTTATGGACCCGCACCTATGAACACAAGTCCTACATCAACTGGCAGCCCTTCACATTTCAGTGAGCATTTTTGGCCCATAACCATTCTCCTAGGTAAGGCGTACGAAGAATCTAAGTGCTGGAACAATGACTATCAGCGACTCGAAGAAAAAAGCACAGACCTTGAAAAGGAAAAGGAAAAGGAAAAGGAAAAGGAAAAATTAACACAGCAACTCACCGAAGAACAGGAGCGTTCTCGTACTTTAAGTGAAAAAGTCACCCTTTTAAATCAGGAATTGAAAAACCTTGAGCAAGTAATTAACCAAAAGAATCAAGAGATAAGCACACTAACGCACGAAAATTCACAGTTTCAGCGTCTAGAAAAAGAAAACTCGACACTCACCGAAAAAATTATATATTTACAAAAGATTGTGAGGCTTGCGATGCAATTTCAGGAGGAGCCAAAAACAGTTGCGTGTTCAAACGAAGCCATTGCGCCTCCTCTCGCCATGCCATTTTCGTCTCCTGTTTCACCTCTCGATGGTTCTCTTATTCCTTCCGAAGAAAAGGAAGATTCTTCACCTAAAAGAACTCGTGTCGACCACTCTTCTTCGTCAACTTTTTTAGGGTCATTCTTTAAATCAGCTGAATCTAGCAACAAGGAGGAGGGCTACGATCACGCTCCCAAAAGGACATAGGGATTTCACAAAATTGAATTTTTAACCCTCCGCAAGCAGGGAAACAAAGCGTCTTAAATCGTAAGGCGCTTTGTTTCTTCCGGGTCGTCTGGCTGCTTTTCGTCTTCCCAATTAGGGATGGCCGCTTTTTCTTCGGGTGAAAATATTTGTTGCCGGATTATTTTTTTCGCATCTGGATTTTTCAATAATTCTTGGATGATATTTTTTCCATCCTCCCATTGAGTCTTCAGGAGCCAGCGGAATGCTTCTGGACCAAGGAGTGTTAATATAAGATCAAGGCTATTTCTTTTTTTTCTGAGTAGTGTCTTTTGAATGCATTCCCGAATGTAAGAATTTTTTGGAAGTCGATTTAATAGTCCGCTTTTAGACTTAAAAAGAAATTCGACTCCTCCGGCTTCTTCGCAGATATCGCAAGCGGGTAGTATTAAGGATTGAGGGATTGTTCGATCGAATAATTGACGTACAATGCGGTTCTGCAATTCATTAACTATCGCAGGATTTACCCACGAAGCCCCAATACCCAAATAACTAAAAAATCCCAGTGCGTGATCATCCGAACATAGCAGCATCCAGAAAGGTAATCCAAAACGGCTACAGGTGTAAAATTGTTTTAAAAAACGACGATTGACATGATAATCAATAACGGGCAGCAGGCCCTCCTTTCGGCTATCGTATAGTAACGTTCTCCCTCCTTCCGATAAGCATAAACCAAACAAATTCTTTTTAAGAAATATGGAAATCATATCGGTAACTGAGAAGCTCTCGTGGCCTATAGAGTAGAAAAGCGCCTCTAATTCCAGGGCAGTATTGGAGTTTCGACACAGCCATGCCCAAGCGGGGACTTTGACTTTGCCAACGAGTCCTGTTTGATACAAGTGATGACTCAATAAACTCTTAAGTTCTACATCGGGAAACGAACTCTTGAAATAACGAAGTTGTCTGAGACGGGTTAGTAATTTGGGTGTGTGGCAACACTCTCTGTCAGCTCCGCATAAGCAATAAACAAAAGAGTAATCAACTGAACTGAGCCGCCTAATACTCCACAGCGCCAATAATTTTTTAAAATGGTCTGGGCTAACTGTAGCCAGTAGATAATCGATAGTGTTGCGTAATCCATAACCTCCGATCGAAAGTGGAACCTGGCTTGTAAATAACGATTTGACCAAGTCGTATCCTTCTTCCGAAGTAAAATCGCTGATCAAGATATCGCACAGGTGATTAATTGCTCCTGTTGCGATTAAAAGAGATAGCGTTGTCGTATTCGCAAGATTTCCAGCACCTTTATCTATCGGTTGACATAAACCAGAAAAACAATCCCTGATGTCAGTGTGCAGCCCCCGTATATCATTCTACGAATGAAAGAATTGAAAAAATCAGCAGCATGTCCGTGTGCGTGGAAAATTAAAAAATTAAAAATACTCGGCAAATGAGGAAATTTTCATTGGGCAGCACAAGAGCCAACAAGACAGATCTTGTTTCCGGATATACAAAGTGCTTAGAAATTAAGTTCACTATCCCATCGGATTGAGCAGCAGCGGATAAGATAATGAGATAGTACATGAGGAACAATCCGGTCGCGGAATTTCCCACTCTGAAAGTAAAGAGCGCTTCCAAACACTTTAGAAGCCTTAGAAACTCAATACCTTTTCCCTCATTCTCTTCAAGGAATGTGTGGAGATCGTCACAATGGGTGGTTAACCATTGATAAAGAACTGCAAGGCTATCGGGGTATTTATTAATAAGTTCACTTAACACGGCAGGAAAAGTAAAGTCATCTTCGACCGGATTTAATTTAATAAGATATCGATCCAGCTCGTTTTCTAACAATTGCGCGGGATTTTCTTTTTCTTCTGGGTATTTCTTACGGAATAAATCGAGATAGGGCTTCTCGATTAAATCTTTCGGCAGTGGTTTTAGCGCTAGTGCTGTTGTTGTCTCAACACCCACTGTCAGGAAATCACTTATTTCAGCGTTATGAATAATAGGGCCTATTTTTTTCCTAAACGCTT includes:
- a CDS encoding rhodanese-like domain-containing protein, which encodes MVTMEQLPEFIARHWLLVAAFIVALMALLIVEARSKGLSGKYRLTPQHAIRLINSEKAVIVDIRDANAYSKGHITNAINIPATELDKHPQRLEQYKQQPIILVCAMGQKSGPLRNKLHKKGYEKVYLMIGGMNAWNSANMPIVK
- the trmL gene encoding tRNA (uridine(34)/cytosine(34)/5-carboxymethylaminomethyluridine(34)-2'-O)-methyltransferase TrmL; amino-acid sequence: MFHIALFEPEIPPNTGNIIRLCANAGASLHLIHPLGFSLDEKRLQRAGLDYREWATIIHYDHFEAFKSAFAEHRIFACTTKGKTIYADVHYRSSDVFLFGPETRGLPAEIRTQFPDSQQIRIPMVTEKRSINLANTVSIILYEAWRQMGFSN
- the secB gene encoding protein-export chaperone SecB, producing the protein MAEQNQRTNTPDNGPEFAIQRLYIKDLSFEAPRSPQVFLEEWQPELNMDLATKVNDLGEDNHEVVLTVTVTVTMKESHIFLAEVQQGGIFTIKNFPKEEMRPMLGSFCPNILYPYAREAITDMVVRGGFPQLYLAPVNFDALFEQHEQSEEGNSGTEDRVH
- a CDS encoding NAD(P)H-dependent glycerol-3-phosphate dehydrogenase, which produces MEPFKHPIAILGAGSWGTALALVLARKGQKVRLWSYESDHVDEMQAEGVNNRYLPNYPFPETLKAYCDLKASLEGVTDILIVVPSFAFHEVITRMKPLIDAKTRIAWGTKGLAKGSRLLHEVVATELGQVPMAVISGPSLATEVAANLPTAVSLASNNSQFSKDLIERLHGQRFRVYKNDDMIGVELCGSVKNILAIATGISDGLKLGSNARAALITRGLTEMGRLVSVFGGKQETLTGLAGLGDLVLTCTDNQSRNRRFGLALGEGVDKKEAQQAIGQAIEGLYNTDQVHALAQKHAIEMPLTFQVHRILHEDLDPQQAVQELLERSPKAE
- the grxC gene encoding glutaredoxin 3 → MAKIEIYTTARCPYCVRAKALLDRKGLDYMEIRIDEAPEKRDEMLSRSEGRRTVPQIFINGRGIGGFDELWELEQSKKLDELLKT